From Dissulfurirhabdus thermomarina, a single genomic window includes:
- a CDS encoding response regulator: MESKQPTVLLVDDHPLFREGLKALIRRSGRFEVAGEAGTGREALDLAAALRPDLVTLDLALPDANGHELIGGLRRAAPSARILVVSMHGRFEYIAAAFRAGAHGYIVKEATGERLIQALDALLAGEHFLDGAVSREVLGRLLEAPDRASRVRDDRYGLLSRREQEVMRLIVEGVPSREIAARLHIKPKTVENHRSNLMGKLGVHSQMELVRYAARIGLVDLDLWKEPGAG; this comes from the coding sequence GTGGAATCCAAGCAGCCGACCGTCCTCCTGGTGGATGACCACCCGCTCTTCCGGGAAGGGCTCAAGGCCCTCATCCGGCGGAGCGGGCGCTTCGAGGTGGCCGGAGAGGCCGGGACCGGGCGCGAGGCCCTGGACCTGGCCGCCGCCCTCCGTCCCGACCTCGTGACCCTGGACCTCGCCCTCCCGGACGCCAACGGCCACGAGCTCATCGGGGGGCTACGCCGGGCCGCCCCCTCGGCCCGCATCCTGGTGGTCAGCATGCACGGGCGGTTCGAGTACATCGCCGCGGCCTTTCGGGCGGGGGCCCACGGCTACATCGTGAAGGAGGCCACGGGCGAACGGCTCATCCAGGCCCTCGACGCGCTCCTGGCCGGGGAGCACTTCCTCGACGGGGCGGTCTCCCGGGAGGTCCTGGGGCGGCTCCTCGAGGCCCCGGATCGGGCCTCGCGGGTGCGGGACGACCGCTACGGCCTCCTCTCCCGCCGCGAGCAGGAGGTCATGCGGCTCATCGTGGAGGGGGTCCCCTCCCGGGAGATCGCCGCGCGTCTCCACATCAAGCCGAAGACCGTGGAGAACCACCGGAGCAACCTCATGGGGAAGCTCGGCGTCCACAGCCAGATGGAGCTCGTCCGCTACGCCGCCCGGATCGGCCTCGTCGACCTGGACCTCTGGAAGGAGCCGGGGGCGGGCTGA
- a CDS encoding PAS domain-containing sensor histidine kinase: MTERDALFRAVADGLPDGLYVVRDGRLLFANPRFSQVFGLDPGRCLAGRDFLGEVYPDPSSAHFFRENHDRLLSGVSEEVAWGQPSRRRGGDPFWIEVRARRVAMGGGAAVMGVLHDATECKRISDVMAASQRTLSLLFDAMEDRVYVVGPGYRIAFANRRMQEDARADLAASPCYRACWGRTRPCPDCHPPGTLTPGGAFHWECRDRRSGAWFSVAELPVRMPGVEGPAKLVVARDISARKAMEERARALSRRLLTLQEAERRRLSRELHDDLGQRLNAVKIGLDMLHEDLGGAASPLGEQAARLREDVEGSIRAVRELSSGLRPAAVERLGLVEGLAEYCGKLSERHGLRVDFQTAGMAGVRVDEETAINLFRIVQEALHNVVKHAGARRVSVRMVATHPVLRLQVKDDGRGFDVAAASREARFGLGLAGMAERVDLLRGSFRVVSRPGGGTLVSVEVPFQPVRAVRRNGGERRGIQAADRPPGG; the protein is encoded by the coding sequence GCCGTGGCGGACGGCCTTCCCGACGGCCTCTACGTGGTCCGCGACGGCCGGCTCCTCTTCGCCAATCCGCGTTTCTCCCAGGTCTTCGGCCTCGACCCCGGCCGTTGCCTGGCGGGCCGGGACTTCCTCGGCGAGGTCTACCCGGACCCCTCGAGCGCCCATTTCTTCCGGGAGAACCACGACAGGCTCCTGTCGGGTGTCTCGGAGGAGGTCGCCTGGGGCCAGCCTTCCCGCCGGCGGGGCGGGGATCCCTTCTGGATCGAGGTGCGGGCCCGCCGCGTGGCCATGGGCGGCGGGGCCGCCGTCATGGGGGTCCTCCACGACGCCACGGAGTGCAAGCGCATCTCCGACGTCATGGCGGCCTCCCAGCGGACCCTGTCCCTCCTCTTCGATGCCATGGAGGACCGTGTCTACGTGGTGGGCCCGGGCTACCGGATCGCCTTCGCCAACCGGCGCATGCAGGAGGACGCCCGGGCGGATCTGGCCGCGTCTCCCTGCTACCGGGCCTGCTGGGGGCGGACGCGGCCCTGCCCCGACTGCCATCCGCCCGGCACCTTGACCCCCGGGGGCGCCTTCCACTGGGAGTGCCGCGACCGGCGGAGCGGCGCCTGGTTCTCGGTGGCCGAGCTTCCCGTCCGGATGCCGGGCGTGGAAGGGCCCGCCAAGCTGGTGGTGGCCCGGGACATCAGCGCTCGCAAGGCCATGGAAGAGCGCGCCCGGGCGCTGTCGCGGCGGCTCCTCACCCTCCAGGAGGCGGAACGCCGCCGGCTCTCCCGGGAGCTCCACGACGACCTCGGCCAGCGCCTGAACGCCGTCAAGATCGGCCTCGACATGTTGCACGAGGACCTCGGGGGGGCGGCCTCTCCCCTGGGGGAGCAGGCGGCCCGGCTCCGGGAGGACGTGGAGGGCTCCATCCGGGCGGTGCGGGAGCTCTCTTCCGGCCTCCGTCCCGCGGCGGTGGAGCGACTCGGCCTGGTGGAGGGACTCGCGGAGTACTGCGGCAAGCTCTCGGAGCGGCACGGGCTGCGGGTGGACTTCCAGACCGCCGGCATGGCCGGGGTCCGGGTGGACGAGGAGACCGCCATCAACCTCTTCCGCATCGTGCAGGAGGCGCTCCACAACGTGGTCAAGCACGCGGGGGCCCGCCGGGTCAGCGTCCGGATGGTGGCGACGCACCCGGTGCTCCGGCTCCAGGTCAAGGACGACGGCCGGGGGTTCGACGTGGCGGCCGCTTCCCGGGAGGCCCGCTTCGGCCTGGGGCTCGCCGGGATGGCCGAGCGGGTGGATCTTCTCCGGGGGAGCTTCCGGGTGGTCTCGCGCCCGGGCGGGGGCACCCTCGTCTCGGTGGAGGTCCCGTTCCAGCCCGTCCGGGCCGTCCGCAGAAACGGTGGAGAACGACGTGGAATCCAAGCAGCCGACCGTCCTCCTGGTGGATGA